In one window of Nocardioides panacisoli DNA:
- a CDS encoding N-formylglutamate amidohydrolase, whose protein sequence is MSTHSPFEVIPGDPDAPVVLHVPHASTHIPADVREGILLDDDALAAELQHVTDAGTDNLAREAADLAGVRPWIFVNHLSRLVVDPERFIDDLERIRPVELDAVVYERTSDLSQLRQPTDAQREALIDDYFTPYVEALADLVDERLAVAGEVTVIDLHSYPQDPLPYEMDDGRPRPEVAVGVDDFHTPRSLRDAAIGAMRPVTPSGRVLVDTPFAGCYVPPRHRGTDAAVQAVMLEVRRDVFASYADKLARGVTDLLDAVAPR, encoded by the coding sequence ATGAGCACCCACAGCCCGTTCGAGGTGATCCCGGGGGACCCGGACGCCCCAGTGGTGCTGCACGTCCCTCACGCCTCGACCCACATCCCCGCCGACGTCCGTGAAGGCATCCTGCTCGACGACGACGCGCTCGCGGCCGAGTTGCAACACGTCACCGATGCCGGCACGGACAACCTCGCCCGCGAGGCAGCGGACCTCGCCGGAGTCCGGCCGTGGATCTTCGTCAACCACCTCTCACGGCTCGTCGTCGACCCGGAGCGGTTCATCGACGACCTCGAGCGGATCCGTCCCGTCGAGCTCGACGCGGTGGTGTACGAGCGCACCAGTGACCTGAGCCAGTTGCGCCAGCCCACCGATGCCCAGCGCGAAGCGCTCATCGACGACTACTTCACGCCGTACGTCGAGGCGCTCGCGGACCTGGTCGACGAGCGCTTGGCCGTGGCCGGTGAGGTGACGGTGATCGACCTGCACTCCTACCCGCAGGACCCGTTGCCCTACGAGATGGACGACGGCCGCCCGCGGCCGGAGGTGGCGGTCGGTGTGGACGACTTCCACACGCCGCGCTCGTTGCGGGACGCAGCCATCGGTGCGATGCGCCCCGTCACGCCGTCGGGCCGCGTCCTGGTCGACACCCCCTTCGCGGGCTGCTACGTGCCGCCGCGCCACCGCGGGACCGACGCTGCGGTGCAGGCGGTGATGCTGGAGGTGCGCCGCGACGTGTTCGCCTCCTACGCCGACAAGCTGGCACGCGGCGTCACTGACCTGCTCGACGCGGTCGCGCCGCGGTAG
- a CDS encoding DUF222 domain-containing protein, translating to MSWHASGSTRHPLLAAADRMLAALDDTDAADPLYLSTDDKAELLGCLARVEQRVEARIADTLAVSDDVAQSGAARSAGAWLAHRQRVPHARYVGVERLGERLREHPVPARAAATGDISLAHARAVVDAVEELPADIPGHDAEGRRDLVARAECDLVKLAADHRPREVRVLGRRILEVTAPEVADEIEGRLLRAEERRARERTELRFLRAGPGRTRIRAELPDHAADLLRKALAAISNPRRAADDDSVNGDDDRRSHTERQGEAFCQLLEHLPVDGLPTHGGTPVSLVVTIDERRLRAEVGAAQLDTGERLSTSAVRRLACQHGLQPAVLDGHGRVLDLGRSQRLFTAAQRTAHTATHTACQAAGCDIPTAWCEAHHKRRTWAEGGTTDLADLATLCSFHHHRAHDPQYDHHWDGEEAHFRRQG from the coding sequence ATGAGTTGGCACGCATCCGGTTCGACGAGGCATCCGCTCCTCGCGGCTGCCGACCGGATGCTGGCCGCGCTCGACGACACCGATGCGGCAGACCCGCTCTACCTCTCGACCGACGACAAGGCCGAGCTGTTGGGTTGCCTGGCCCGCGTCGAGCAGCGCGTGGAGGCGCGCATCGCCGACACGCTGGCCGTCTCCGACGACGTTGCCCAATCGGGGGCGGCACGATCCGCGGGCGCGTGGTTGGCCCACCGGCAGCGCGTGCCCCACGCGCGGTACGTCGGCGTCGAGCGACTTGGCGAGCGGCTCCGGGAGCACCCGGTCCCGGCCCGCGCGGCCGCAACGGGCGACATCTCGCTGGCACACGCGCGGGCCGTCGTCGACGCCGTCGAGGAGCTGCCCGCCGACATCCCCGGCCACGACGCCGAGGGCCGACGTGACCTCGTGGCCCGCGCTGAGTGCGACCTCGTCAAGCTCGCCGCCGACCACCGCCCACGAGAGGTGCGCGTGCTCGGCCGTCGCATTCTCGAGGTCACCGCACCCGAGGTCGCCGACGAGATCGAGGGCCGGCTGCTCCGCGCCGAGGAGCGGCGTGCCCGCGAACGCACCGAACTGCGCTTCCTTCGTGCCGGGCCGGGCCGCACGCGCATTCGTGCCGAGCTGCCCGACCACGCCGCCGACCTGCTGCGCAAGGCGCTGGCGGCCATCAGCAACCCCCGCCGGGCGGCGGACGACGACAGCGTCAACGGCGATGACGACCGACGTAGCCACACCGAGCGACAGGGCGAGGCGTTCTGCCAGCTCCTCGAGCACCTGCCGGTCGACGGCTTGCCCACCCACGGCGGCACGCCCGTCAGCCTGGTCGTCACCATCGATGAGCGGCGACTGCGCGCGGAGGTGGGCGCCGCGCAGCTCGACACCGGTGAGCGGCTCTCGACCTCCGCCGTACGCCGCCTCGCGTGCCAGCACGGCCTCCAACCGGCCGTGCTGGACGGGCATGGGCGCGTGCTCGATCTCGGGCGCAGTCAACGGCTCTTCACCGCGGCGCAGCGCACCGCCCACACTGCGACGCACACGGCCTGTCAGGCAGCCGGGTGCGACATCCCCACGGCCTGGTGCGAGGCGCACCACAAGCGCCGTACCTGGGCAGAGGGCGGCACGACGGACCTCGCGGACCTGGCCACACTGTGCTCGTTCCACCACCACCGCGCACACGACCCGCAGTACGACCACCACTGGGACGGTGAGGAAGCACACTTCCGACGACAGGGGTGA
- a CDS encoding nuclease-related domain-containing protein, with amino-acid sequence MTGENVKQMRLRYAGTCRVCNVELAARTEALYERDTKTVRCLSCDDASRSDSAEASPPDARGRSEPERTQETISGAGAGASARREYERRMAARDKRVRERFPRIGGLLLAVFEEEQSIKAWETGAIGEEQLGRSLDRLAEDGIATLHDRGVPGTRANIDHLAVTSAGVWVIDAKKYKGRPTHRVEGGVLRPRVEKLMVAGRDRTKLVDGVIKQVEVVRSVVPDVPVQGALCFIDADWPLLDGSFVMRDIKVLWPKRLYKRLRQDAGDIDVEETTLRLHEVLRPA; translated from the coding sequence GTGACCGGAGAGAACGTCAAGCAGATGCGGCTTCGGTACGCCGGCACCTGCCGGGTGTGCAACGTTGAGCTGGCCGCTCGCACCGAGGCGCTCTACGAGCGCGACACGAAGACCGTGCGTTGCTTGTCGTGTGACGATGCCTCCCGATCCGACTCCGCCGAGGCTTCGCCTCCCGACGCTCGGGGCCGATCCGAACCCGAGCGCACGCAGGAGACGATCTCGGGCGCGGGTGCGGGCGCCTCGGCCAGGCGGGAGTACGAGCGTCGAATGGCTGCTCGCGACAAGCGGGTCCGCGAGCGATTCCCACGCATCGGCGGCTTGCTGTTGGCGGTCTTCGAGGAGGAGCAGAGCATCAAGGCGTGGGAGACCGGTGCGATCGGCGAAGAGCAACTGGGACGATCGCTGGACCGACTCGCCGAGGACGGCATCGCCACGCTCCACGATCGGGGCGTCCCCGGCACACGGGCGAACATCGACCACCTGGCGGTCACGTCAGCCGGGGTCTGGGTGATTGACGCCAAGAAGTACAAGGGTCGTCCGACGCACCGAGTCGAGGGCGGGGTGCTCCGACCTCGCGTGGAGAAGCTGATGGTTGCGGGCCGAGACCGCACGAAGCTGGTGGACGGGGTGATCAAGCAGGTCGAGGTCGTGCGATCCGTGGTGCCAGATGTGCCGGTTCAGGGCGCGCTGTGCTTCATCGATGCTGACTGGCCCCTGTTGGACGGATCGTTCGTGATGCGCGACATCAAGGTTCTCTGGCCCAAGCGGCTCTACAAGCGACTGCGCCAGGACGCCGGCGACATCGACGTGGAGGAAACGACTCTTCGTCTCCATGAGGTGCTCCGGCCCGCCTGA
- the aqpZ gene encoding aquaporin Z — protein sequence MAPMQQRLAAEFFGTFWLVLGGCGTAVLAGEQVGFIGVAFAFGLTVLTMAYAVGHVSGGHFNPAVTIGVTLARRFDAKDVPAYVATQVVGATAAAAVLFAIASGTDGFSASDGFAANGYGDHSPMGYALWSVIIAEVVLTAFFLYVILGATDTRAPRGFAPLAIGLALTLIHLISIPVSNTSVNPARSISQALFAGSDALIQLWVFLLAPVVGAVLAGVSYALFFGSGVEPVSLEEASEA from the coding sequence ATGGCCCCCATGCAGCAGCGCCTTGCCGCCGAGTTCTTCGGCACCTTCTGGTTGGTCCTCGGCGGCTGTGGCACCGCCGTCCTCGCCGGCGAACAGGTCGGCTTCATCGGCGTCGCGTTCGCCTTCGGCCTCACCGTCCTCACCATGGCCTACGCCGTCGGCCACGTCTCCGGCGGCCACTTCAACCCCGCCGTCACCATCGGTGTCACGCTGGCCAGGCGGTTCGACGCCAAGGACGTGCCCGCGTACGTCGCCACGCAGGTCGTCGGCGCCACCGCCGCTGCCGCGGTGCTCTTCGCCATCGCCAGCGGCACCGACGGCTTCAGCGCCTCCGACGGCTTCGCCGCCAACGGGTACGGCGACCACTCACCCATGGGCTACGCGCTCTGGTCGGTGATCATCGCCGAGGTGGTGCTGACCGCCTTCTTCCTCTACGTCATCCTCGGCGCGACCGACACCCGTGCCCCGAGGGGGTTCGCACCGTTGGCGATCGGCCTCGCGCTGACGCTGATCCACCTCATCTCGATCCCGGTCAGCAACACCTCGGTCAACCCGGCCCGCTCGATAAGCCAGGCGCTCTTCGCCGGCTCCGACGCGTTGATCCAACTGTGGGTCTTCCTGCTCGCGCCGGTGGTCGGCGCGGTGCTGGCCGGAGTGAGCTACGCGCTGTTCTTCGGCAGCGGCGTGGAGCCGGTCTCGCTGGAGGAGGCCAGCGAGGCCTGA